Proteins encoded in a region of the Stieleria neptunia genome:
- the tnpC gene encoding IS66 family transposase has translation MDKLKQLQREIEALRAKNSTLESVNESLAATNASLTNKVDSLAVNNQSLATTNESLVQDAKSLAAAKEDLESKNEDLRKQLSKKQDELDALIRRIFGRQSERFEDDDQLKFEFASQAEIDDAREGIKQAIEENDRAGKRNKPPKRRKREERFPDSLPRKEVIVDLSDEEKEGLVRIGEDVVESAHFTRGAAYIIRKIFPKYVHPEDPRAGILQAPRPAALIQGDRYDTSFAASVIANRLGYHLPIYRQEDMFAECGLYLSRSTLLNLQEAAERVLRPFVQWLADLVRTDSCIGSDDTSIRLLLPQDIPEAREDDPKGRRAAEVFAAAKSKGLKSITAKMWAYRGVQIPINVFDFTVSRHRDGPDQFLVDSEYTGTLLGDCYGANTGIYIRSNGLIVHAACAAHARRKVEAALDNHAEHAKHLLGLFRLIYDVEDEARELSPAERLTLRRKQSAPLWGQMREYLQMKMMDVLSSDKISDARSYILNQWQGLTAHLEDGEIPIDNNSCEQLMKQVALGRKNWLFLGSLASGYRTATLMTVVSSAIRNDLDVAAYLEDVLDQLLAGSRDYAALRPDAWGTAHPESIRAHRQKEREADNIRRERDRLRRRLARLDQ, from the coding sequence ATGGACAAGCTCAAGCAACTTCAACGCGAAATCGAAGCCCTGCGTGCGAAAAACAGCACGCTTGAGTCCGTCAATGAATCGCTTGCTGCCACCAATGCGTCACTCACCAACAAAGTCGATTCACTCGCTGTAAACAACCAATCGCTTGCTACCACCAACGAGTCTCTCGTCCAAGACGCCAAGTCACTCGCTGCGGCCAAAGAGGACCTTGAATCGAAGAACGAGGACTTACGAAAGCAACTCTCCAAAAAGCAAGACGAACTCGACGCTTTGATCCGTCGCATCTTTGGCCGCCAGAGCGAACGCTTTGAAGACGACGACCAGCTGAAGTTCGAATTCGCCAGTCAAGCAGAAATCGACGACGCTCGTGAAGGCATCAAGCAGGCGATCGAAGAAAATGATCGAGCCGGCAAACGCAACAAGCCGCCCAAGCGACGCAAGCGTGAAGAGCGTTTTCCCGACAGCCTGCCGCGCAAGGAAGTGATTGTCGACTTAAGCGACGAAGAAAAAGAAGGCTTGGTGCGGATCGGAGAAGACGTGGTCGAATCGGCACACTTCACCCGGGGTGCGGCCTATATCATTCGAAAGATCTTCCCCAAGTACGTTCACCCGGAGGATCCCCGCGCCGGTATTTTGCAGGCCCCACGCCCCGCGGCGCTGATTCAAGGCGATCGCTACGACACCTCATTCGCTGCCTCGGTCATTGCCAATCGACTTGGCTACCATCTGCCGATCTATCGTCAAGAGGACATGTTCGCCGAGTGCGGCCTTTACCTTTCACGCAGTACGCTACTAAACCTTCAAGAAGCTGCCGAACGCGTGCTCCGGCCGTTCGTGCAGTGGCTTGCTGACTTGGTTCGCACCGACAGCTGCATCGGAAGTGACGACACGTCGATCCGCTTACTGTTGCCGCAAGACATTCCCGAAGCACGCGAGGACGATCCGAAGGGTCGGCGTGCTGCGGAAGTTTTTGCAGCAGCCAAGTCGAAAGGGCTCAAAAGCATCACGGCAAAGATGTGGGCCTACCGAGGCGTTCAAATTCCAATCAACGTGTTTGACTTTACGGTCAGTCGTCACCGTGATGGGCCGGACCAATTTTTAGTCGATAGCGAGTATACGGGAACTCTATTGGGAGACTGCTACGGAGCGAACACGGGGATTTACATACGATCAAACGGATTGATCGTTCATGCCGCTTGCGCGGCCCATGCGCGTCGGAAGGTGGAAGCTGCGCTAGACAATCACGCGGAGCATGCAAAGCATTTACTTGGATTGTTTCGATTGATTTATGATGTCGAAGACGAAGCTCGAGAGTTGTCGCCAGCAGAACGCTTGACACTTCGCCGAAAGCAATCGGCTCCCCTTTGGGGCCAGATGCGCGAGTACCTCCAGATGAAGATGATGGACGTGCTGAGTAGTGACAAGATCAGCGATGCGCGAAGTTACATCTTGAATCAATGGCAAGGACTGACGGCTCACCTTGAAGACGGGGAAATCCCGATCGACAACAACTCATGCGAGCAGCTGATGAAGCAAGTAGCACTGGGTCGCAAGAACTGGCTTTTTCTTGGCAGTCTTGCATCGGGTTATCGTACGGCGACATTGATGACGGTCGTCAGCAGCGCGATACGAAACGACCTGGATGTGGCGGCGTACTTGGAAGACGTACTCGACCAGCTTCTCGCAGGCAGTCGCGACTATGCCGCGCTGCGTCCTGACGCATGGGGGACAGCGCATCCGGAGTCGATCCGGGCCCACCGGCAAAAGGAGCGTGAAGCTGACAACATCCGTCGAGAGCGAGATCGGCTTCGCCGCCGCCTCGCCCGCCTGGATCAGTAG
- the tnpB gene encoding IS66 family insertion sequence element accessory protein TnpB (TnpB, as the term is used for proteins encoded by IS66 family insertion elements, is considered an accessory protein, since TnpC, encoded by a neighboring gene, is a DDE family transposase.): MIALPTTGGIFLYAKPTDMRKSFSGLAGIVRNELGKTPNDGSLFLFINRRQDKLKALYWDRDGMAVWYKSLEQGTFERIRQDGEASVKLDAADLAMLLGGISIENAKRRKRLKAA; this comes from the coding sequence ATGATCGCACTACCAACCACTGGCGGCATTTTTCTCTACGCCAAGCCGACCGACATGCGAAAGAGTTTTTCGGGCCTGGCCGGCATCGTGCGAAACGAGCTAGGCAAAACGCCAAACGACGGAAGCTTGTTCCTGTTTATCAATCGACGCCAGGACAAACTCAAAGCTCTCTATTGGGACCGCGATGGAATGGCGGTGTGGTACAAAAGTCTGGAGCAAGGCACCTTTGAAAGAATCAGGCAAGATGGCGAGGCGAGCGTCAAGCTCGACGCAGCCGACTTGGCGATGCTGCTTGGTGGAATCTCAATCGAAAATGCCAAGAGACGTAAACGGCTCAAGGCAGCGTAA
- the tnpA gene encoding IS66 family insertion sequence element accessory protein TnpA, translating into MVRLPDPAVRQRWSRLIQLHEQSDLAVSDFCDLHGVSTASFYRWRQRLQGDADQSDAFLAVQIEQPRPQIGGTTVRFPCGTQIELDCCDANSLMIIVDRLAPQPSELQQ; encoded by the coding sequence ATGGTTCGCTTGCCAGACCCCGCCGTTCGCCAACGTTGGTCGCGGCTGATCCAACTTCACGAACAGTCCGATCTTGCGGTCTCCGACTTTTGCGATTTGCACGGAGTCTCCACCGCATCGTTTTATCGATGGCGACAAAGGCTGCAGGGCGACGCAGATCAGAGCGACGCGTTTCTTGCCGTGCAAATCGAACAGCCGCGCCCCCAAATTGGCGGCACCACTGTCCGCTTTCCCTGTGGCACGCAGATCGAGCTTGATTGCTGCGACGCCAACAGCTTGATGATCATCGTCGACCGGTTGGCACCACAACCAAGCGAGTTGCAGCAATGA
- a CDS encoding DUF421 domain-containing protein produces the protein MTISEAICRRRKRNSNHHGPIQSKPQCPPPRIARAATLLCRLSAPSVAARGVGFASVLNAFDPGGHRAAADDSVRALLLTPSPKHFRPSIQDRSQNLAFFAHRTSSSRRSTGVEIEMFFELVVGYRKAHPPGMIATTLIDKWIFVSLSELAMILISAVVVYIAILIYTRTVGLRSFSKMSAADFAMTIATGSLFGATISSPSPSLFMGLFAIFCVFVAQWAVAKLRVQSRTLANVVDNQPLLLMAGSEILHENMRMANITEEDLFGKLRESNAMNFDQVKAVVFEITGDVSVIHASDADAQLDQRIFRDVIDHERLFDQCGHGG, from the coding sequence TTGACGATCAGCGAAGCAATCTGTCGGCGCCGCAAGCGAAATAGCAATCACCATGGTCCAATCCAATCAAAGCCCCAGTGCCCCCCGCCCCGTATCGCGCGGGCCGCAACGCTGCTGTGCAGGCTTTCGGCTCCCTCTGTCGCCGCGAGGGGCGTCGGTTTTGCTTCTGTACTGAACGCCTTCGATCCAGGGGGGCATCGAGCAGCTGCGGATGATTCGGTACGCGCTTTGCTCTTGACCCCATCACCAAAACATTTCCGACCATCGATCCAAGATCGATCTCAAAACCTCGCGTTTTTCGCGCATCGAACGTCTTCTAGCCGACGCTCAACCGGTGTCGAAATCGAGATGTTCTTTGAGCTGGTCGTTGGCTACCGCAAAGCTCATCCTCCCGGCATGATTGCAACTACTTTGATAGACAAATGGATTTTCGTTTCGCTCAGCGAGCTCGCGATGATCCTGATTTCCGCGGTCGTCGTTTACATCGCGATATTGATTTATACGCGCACCGTCGGGCTCCGCAGCTTTTCAAAGATGTCCGCTGCCGACTTCGCAATGACGATCGCGACCGGATCGCTGTTCGGCGCAACCATCTCATCGCCATCACCGTCTCTGTTCATGGGGCTATTCGCAATTTTCTGTGTCTTCGTTGCCCAGTGGGCGGTCGCCAAGCTGCGAGTTCAGTCCAGAACGCTCGCCAATGTGGTCGATAATCAACCACTCTTACTGATGGCCGGCTCTGAGATCTTGCATGAGAATATGCGAATGGCCAACATCACCGAAGAGGATCTGTTCGGGAAATTGCGCGAATCGAACGCCATGAACTTTGACCAGGTCAAAGCCGTTGTGTTCGAGATCACCGGTGACGTCTCGGTGATCCATGCGTCGGATGCTGATGCCCAACTCGATCAGCGGATCTTCCGCGACGTCATCGACCATGAGCGTCTTTTTGATCAGTGCGGCCACGGCGGTTAA
- a CDS encoding M48 family metalloprotease: MTADVFCEFLVPFERLTVLRDRVRAVLERLPTPVVEDFLQDERFRVTLENFVPGQGWSLWMAMPGPNRSGSRVVVLRRRLNDCDEDFAHYVIAHEFAHAHLHNGGWGDHTDPEQAADALADSWGFPKVTRSPQD; this comes from the coding sequence ATGACTGCTGATGTTTTTTGCGAGTTCCTCGTTCCATTTGAGCGATTGACCGTGCTGCGCGACCGCGTGCGGGCAGTGCTGGAGCGGTTGCCCACGCCTGTTGTGGAGGATTTTTTGCAGGACGAACGCTTTCGCGTCACGCTTGAAAATTTCGTTCCCGGCCAAGGTTGGTCACTGTGGATGGCGATGCCGGGGCCGAATCGAAGCGGCAGTCGCGTCGTCGTGCTTCGCAGACGGCTCAACGACTGTGACGAAGACTTTGCCCACTACGTCATCGCACATGAATTCGCCCACGCCCATCTTCACAACGGCGGTTGGGGGGACCATACCGATCCAGAGCAAGCGGCTGACGCCCTGGCCGATTCCTGGGGATTTCCAAAAGTCACGCGATCCCCGCAAGACTAG
- a CDS encoding group II truncated hemoglobin — protein MNPPTFYEQLDGEEGLRRIVDRFYDLMSELPETKTIRALHGDDLTESRNKLFKFLSGFFGGPSLYIEEYGHPRLRARHLPFPIGEAERDQWLLCMNRAIDELVGDPLLVSQLKMTFFRTADHMRNRPKR, from the coding sequence ATGAATCCCCCTACATTTTACGAGCAGCTCGATGGCGAAGAAGGTTTGCGCCGCATCGTCGATCGGTTTTACGACCTGATGTCGGAATTGCCCGAGACGAAAACCATTCGCGCACTCCACGGCGACGACTTGACCGAATCGAGAAACAAACTGTTCAAGTTTTTGTCGGGGTTTTTCGGCGGGCCGTCGCTTTATATCGAGGAATATGGTCATCCGAGGTTGCGGGCGCGGCACTTGCCGTTTCCGATCGGTGAAGCCGAACGAGACCAGTGGTTGTTGTGCATGAATCGAGCGATCGACGAACTGGTTGGCGACCCCCTGCTCGTTTCGCAACTCAAGATGACCTTCTTTCGGACGGCGGATCATATGCGAAATCGCCCCAAAAGATGA
- a CDS encoding leucine-rich repeat domain-containing protein — translation MRFRSFLLGLLFLIGCQPSSWTAEPDVGSLPWPPRDQRTVSIDNPAAAVLLSSNREASDSGWISRSVRVPAGQPLPIKASWTDDGRLLAELGDRTQVIAVRVNWTGSGDQAKLQNPLSSMSAQEIAGLWGVLLDAWSEEIEQQLTAIDCEKALLTVAQDWRRGTTNPLPPLPRHLRYLRVLFNSSEGQITEMGRLKSLTDLRYFELNGYPKLTFDFNLVSNCQKLESLTVRGHQLANTGSLSSLSALRHLDLSDQREHLRDVGFVANLDRLETLDVSMSAVANLDSLAGLEHLKWVNADATWVERLPEKLALRVLRVQSTRLSDQQVSEFAKANPQCLIMHRWGDSLRNMVGDATRLVIRTHHFAADSNTSSPKILFESHDPAEIRELVEGIRIDESQSGFHCMCGGDPFLDFSLNDEKLTTVGFHHGRSLRWRQGWWGDGMLTDRSGQFLVEWLDDHGVSGPADEIRQAQQQQRAANRKIERAVSGLPEDLAQAFAERSENFGERLRTNFPSTADQINALLRILGTDNNSWTQLDWIEQFADAELNQYDKDELALAVESALRGEDRRARRGAARYWRSWRSALETWTPENANDLRHAVVDVMQDSHYYPLRQDAQRYVQSFRNDFSDGACLEIVKRGLVDQHPSVRRSAMLTAGALGLDSVADHLMRVLRGEATAREGLPNVPDDETVDVNEGFDNVAGKRSEPEVAALALGYLHHTPAARVISQKTETSPMYEVALAMLGDHQKLKPSHFRLKETNVALQLAAVRVVMDTRGAHGLKWATEYQQSEYWWEEETVAAWLSQMLVAEQAPGADMLINCSDLETVAQWYQQHGTDFLDQFSLSHGGANGGPE, via the coding sequence ATGCGTTTTCGATCCTTCCTCCTGGGGCTGTTGTTTTTGATCGGGTGCCAGCCATCATCCTGGACGGCGGAACCCGATGTCGGTTCATTGCCCTGGCCGCCTCGTGATCAGCGGACCGTCTCCATCGACAATCCTGCCGCTGCGGTGCTGTTGTCCAGCAACAGAGAGGCGTCAGATTCTGGGTGGATCTCGCGTTCGGTACGCGTTCCCGCGGGGCAGCCATTGCCGATCAAGGCATCTTGGACTGACGACGGCAGATTGCTCGCCGAACTCGGGGATCGAACCCAGGTGATCGCAGTCCGGGTCAACTGGACCGGCAGCGGTGACCAAGCCAAACTTCAGAATCCCCTTTCGTCGATGTCAGCGCAGGAGATCGCAGGGTTGTGGGGTGTCCTGCTGGACGCCTGGTCCGAGGAGATTGAACAACAACTGACGGCAATCGACTGTGAAAAAGCGTTGCTCACCGTCGCCCAGGATTGGCGCCGAGGAACAACAAATCCGCTACCACCGCTTCCCCGGCATCTCCGCTATTTACGTGTCCTCTTCAATTCTTCGGAAGGTCAGATCACCGAGATGGGGCGATTGAAGTCACTCACGGACCTACGCTATTTCGAACTCAACGGCTATCCGAAGCTGACCTTCGATTTCAACTTGGTCTCCAATTGCCAGAAACTGGAATCCCTGACCGTCCGCGGCCACCAGCTTGCGAACACAGGATCGCTGTCCTCCCTCAGTGCGTTGCGGCACCTGGATCTTTCCGACCAGCGCGAACACCTTCGTGACGTGGGGTTCGTCGCAAACTTAGACCGCCTGGAGACGCTCGATGTTTCAATGAGTGCCGTTGCGAATTTGGATTCGCTTGCCGGTTTGGAACACCTGAAATGGGTCAATGCCGATGCGACGTGGGTCGAACGACTGCCGGAGAAACTTGCACTGCGAGTGCTTCGCGTTCAGTCGACCCGACTTTCAGATCAACAGGTTTCCGAATTCGCCAAGGCAAACCCGCAGTGCTTGATCATGCATCGTTGGGGTGATTCTCTGCGCAACATGGTCGGGGACGCGACGCGGCTGGTCATCCGCACCCATCACTTTGCGGCTGACAGCAACACGAGTTCTCCAAAAATTCTGTTCGAATCCCACGATCCCGCTGAGATTCGAGAGTTGGTCGAAGGGATCAGGATCGACGAATCGCAGAGCGGATTCCATTGCATGTGCGGGGGAGATCCCTTTCTGGACTTCTCTTTAAATGACGAAAAGTTGACGACGGTGGGTTTTCACCATGGCCGAAGCCTGCGTTGGCGTCAGGGATGGTGGGGCGACGGCATGCTGACCGATCGCAGTGGGCAATTCTTGGTGGAATGGTTGGACGACCACGGCGTCAGCGGGCCGGCAGATGAGATCCGGCAAGCACAGCAACAGCAACGGGCGGCGAACCGCAAGATCGAACGTGCGGTGTCGGGTTTGCCAGAGGACTTGGCCCAGGCATTTGCAGAGCGGAGTGAAAACTTCGGGGAACGGTTGCGAACGAATTTCCCCTCCACCGCGGACCAGATCAACGCCTTGCTGCGGATCTTGGGGACGGACAACAACAGCTGGACTCAGCTGGATTGGATCGAGCAATTCGCGGACGCCGAACTCAATCAGTATGACAAGGACGAGTTGGCCCTGGCGGTCGAGTCGGCTCTGCGGGGAGAGGATCGGCGGGCGAGACGTGGTGCGGCACGCTACTGGCGATCATGGAGATCAGCGTTAGAGACTTGGACCCCCGAAAACGCGAACGATCTGCGTCACGCCGTCGTTGATGTGATGCAGGATTCGCACTACTACCCGCTGCGACAAGACGCACAACGGTACGTTCAATCTTTTCGCAACGATTTCAGTGACGGGGCATGCTTGGAAATCGTCAAACGGGGACTCGTTGATCAACATCCGAGTGTGCGAAGATCGGCAATGTTGACGGCAGGTGCACTGGGGCTGGACAGTGTCGCCGATCACCTCATGCGCGTGCTGCGCGGTGAAGCGACTGCACGAGAGGGCCTGCCCAATGTTCCCGATGACGAAACAGTTGACGTGAATGAAGGCTTTGACAATGTGGCGGGAAAGCGATCGGAGCCGGAGGTTGCCGCGTTGGCGCTGGGTTACCTGCACCACACTCCGGCAGCACGGGTCATTTCGCAGAAGACGGAAACCTCGCCGATGTATGAAGTGGCGCTCGCGATGTTGGGCGACCACCAGAAACTCAAGCCGAGCCATTTCCGCCTCAAGGAAACCAACGTGGCCCTTCAGTTGGCCGCCGTTCGCGTGGTCATGGATACGCGTGGGGCACACGGTTTGAAGTGGGCGACGGAGTATCAGCAGAGCGAATACTGGTGGGAAGAGGAAACGGTCGCTGCGTGGCTCTCACAAATGCTGGTCGCCGAGCAGGCACCGGGAGCCGACATGCTGATCAATTGCAGCGATTTGGAAACGGTGGCCCAGTGGTATCAGCAACACGGCACCGACTTCCTTGACCAATTTTCCTTGTCGCATGGTGGAGCGAACGGTGGACCAGAGTGA
- a CDS encoding L-serine ammonia-lyase: MELGHDGTEMMNQESLSVFDMFKIGVGPSSSHTMGPWRAARQFVDELGSKTGSVKRIAVDLYGSLAKTGKGHGTDVAVQLGLSGHDPTTIDVDLITPSIREIASRQTIRLGVDDVAFDPATDIRFHSAEQLPEHPNGMRFTAVLADGERQQAVFYSIGGGFIVKADDEASTNRSVSLPFPIGSACDLIGHCDRQSLRISEVVMQNERAWRDDTSIQDGLVAIRNTMLDCIHRGCLTGGILPGGIRVHRRAAATVRRLLGRECPPDRNEFLAAVHQQPRDFQRVMAWVSCFALAVNEENAAFGRVVTAPTNGAAGVIPAVLLYFECFCDTPSDAFVDFLLTAAEIGCIFKKGATISAAMGGCQAEIGVSSAMAAAALTEGLGGSPRQATMAAEIAMEHHLGMTCDPIGGLVQIPCIERNAFGAIKAITASQIALDRNPDDARVSLDDVVHTMWETAQDMNSKYKETSEGGLASQIPVNLSEC, encoded by the coding sequence ATGGAACTGGGCCACGACGGTACCGAGATGATGAATCAGGAATCGCTGAGCGTTTTCGACATGTTCAAGATCGGGGTGGGGCCGTCGAGTTCGCACACGATGGGGCCGTGGCGTGCGGCTCGTCAGTTCGTCGATGAACTGGGCTCGAAAACGGGCTCTGTCAAACGGATCGCCGTCGACCTTTACGGCTCGTTGGCCAAGACCGGTAAAGGGCATGGAACCGATGTCGCGGTGCAATTGGGCTTGTCTGGCCATGACCCAACGACCATCGACGTGGATTTGATCACCCCGTCTATCCGAGAGATCGCATCCCGCCAGACGATCCGCCTGGGCGTTGACGACGTTGCGTTTGATCCCGCAACCGACATTCGATTTCACTCTGCCGAACAGCTTCCCGAACACCCCAACGGGATGCGTTTCACGGCGGTGCTGGCTGATGGCGAACGCCAGCAGGCTGTTTTCTATTCGATCGGTGGTGGATTCATCGTCAAGGCGGACGACGAAGCGTCGACGAATCGCTCGGTGAGCCTACCGTTTCCCATCGGCTCGGCATGTGACCTGATTGGACACTGTGATCGTCAATCGCTTCGCATCAGCGAGGTCGTGATGCAGAACGAGCGGGCATGGCGAGATGACACTTCGATTCAAGACGGCCTGGTCGCGATTCGAAACACGATGCTGGACTGCATCCATCGCGGATGTTTGACCGGTGGCATCCTTCCCGGCGGCATCCGTGTTCACCGACGCGCCGCAGCGACGGTCCGCCGTCTACTCGGTCGCGAGTGCCCACCAGATCGAAACGAGTTTCTCGCCGCTGTTCACCAACAGCCGCGAGACTTCCAGCGCGTCATGGCCTGGGTCAGTTGTTTCGCCTTGGCGGTGAACGAAGAGAACGCGGCCTTCGGGCGAGTCGTCACGGCGCCGACCAATGGTGCCGCGGGCGTCATCCCTGCCGTGTTGCTGTATTTCGAATGTTTCTGTGACACGCCATCCGACGCCTTCGTCGACTTTCTGCTGACGGCGGCGGAAATCGGTTGCATCTTCAAAAAGGGGGCAACGATCTCGGCAGCCATGGGGGGTTGCCAAGCCGAAATCGGAGTCTCCTCGGCAATGGCCGCCGCCGCGCTCACCGAAGGACTCGGCGGATCACCGCGTCAAGCAACGATGGCTGCCGAAATTGCCATGGAACACCACCTCGGCATGACCTGTGATCCGATCGGCGGGCTGGTTCAAATCCCCTGCATTGAACGGAACGCCTTCGGCGCGATCAAAGCCATCACCGCGTCGCAAATCGCACTGGATCGCAACCCCGATGATGCCCGCGTCTCACTCGACGACGTGGTCCACACGATGTGGGAGACCGCCCAGGACATGAATTCCAAGTACAAGGAAACATCCGAAGGCGGCTTGGCCAGTCAGATTCCCGTCAACCTAAGCGAGTGCTGA
- a CDS encoding class I SAM-dependent methyltransferase produces MRESITFLKEFAKHPTKVGAIAPSSPGLVSAMVDWFDWNSIRNVVEFGPGTGVFTEAIVERLHPDAKFFAIERSDELAAMTRARCPAAKVIEDSATNLGAICDAEGMGQIDAVICGLPWASFPESLQAEIMEAMIDRMRQGGRFATFAYWQGVVLPAGRRFSGRLKASFAEVGRSHTVWRNLPPAFVYRCVK; encoded by the coding sequence TTGCGAGAATCAATCACGTTCTTGAAGGAATTCGCCAAGCATCCCACTAAGGTCGGCGCAATTGCCCCGAGCAGTCCGGGCTTGGTTTCGGCGATGGTGGATTGGTTTGACTGGAATTCGATCCGCAACGTCGTCGAATTCGGCCCCGGCACGGGGGTGTTTACCGAAGCGATTGTTGAGCGATTGCATCCGGACGCCAAGTTTTTTGCGATCGAACGCAGCGATGAATTGGCTGCGATGACACGGGCGCGATGCCCGGCGGCGAAGGTGATCGAAGACAGTGCGACCAACTTGGGAGCGATCTGTGACGCCGAGGGAATGGGCCAAATCGACGCGGTGATCTGTGGATTGCCGTGGGCGTCGTTCCCCGAATCGCTGCAAGCGGAAATCATGGAGGCGATGATCGATCGGATGCGCCAGGGCGGCCGATTCGCGACGTTTGCGTACTGGCAGGGCGTCGTGCTGCCCGCCGGCCGGCGTTTTTCTGGGCGGTTGAAGGCCAGCTTTGCGGAAGTCGGGCGGAGCCACACCGTCTGGCGGAATCTGCCTCCGGCGTTCGTTTATCGCTGTGTGAAATAG
- the tsaD gene encoding tRNA (adenosine(37)-N6)-threonylcarbamoyltransferase complex transferase subunit TsaD gives MPILTIESTCDETAAAVISDDGNVLGDCVATQETLHERFGGVVPEVAARAHVERILPVIDTALQKAGVRGADLDAIAVADRPGLAGSLLVGVVAAKTLAVAWKKPLVAINHLHAHLYACQMASDVSVYPCIGLVVSGGHTSLYHCTSPLDLEYLGGTIDDAAGEAFDKVGAMLNLGFPGGPAVSRLAAQGDPKAHAYPRSMLKEPGYRFSFSGLKTAVRYSIAPPGVKDFSNIQLSDQAKADICASFQAAVVDVLVAKSVRAVKAYDAGHLIVGGGVAANPVLRTGLQTAAEKNGFDLVIAPMNLCTDNAVMGAIALEKIRRGQFAPLDLDITAGLQRGF, from the coding sequence ATGCCCATTTTGACCATCGAATCGACCTGTGACGAGACCGCTGCGGCGGTGATTTCCGACGACGGCAACGTGCTCGGCGATTGCGTCGCCACCCAGGAAACCCTGCACGAACGGTTCGGCGGCGTGGTCCCCGAAGTCGCCGCCCGGGCCCACGTCGAGCGAATTTTGCCCGTGATCGACACCGCGCTGCAAAAAGCGGGGGTCCGAGGGGCCGATTTGGACGCGATCGCCGTCGCCGACCGACCCGGGTTGGCCGGATCGCTGCTGGTCGGGGTCGTCGCCGCGAAAACTCTGGCCGTGGCCTGGAAAAAGCCGTTGGTGGCGATCAATCACCTGCACGCCCACTTGTACGCCTGTCAAATGGCGTCCGATGTGTCCGTCTATCCCTGTATCGGGCTGGTCGTCAGTGGCGGACACACCAGCCTGTATCACTGCACCAGCCCGCTGGACCTGGAATACCTGGGCGGAACGATCGACGATGCGGCCGGGGAGGCGTTCGACAAAGTCGGCGCGATGCTCAATCTCGGCTTTCCCGGCGGCCCGGCGGTCTCGCGCCTGGCCGCCCAGGGGGATCCGAAGGCACACGCCTACCCGCGATCGATGCTCAAAGAACCCGGGTACCGCTTCAGTTTTAGCGGGCTAAAAACCGCGGTCCGCTACAGCATCGCCCCGCCCGGCGTGAAGGATTTTTCAAATATCCAGCTCAGCGATCAAGCCAAAGCCGATATCTGTGCCTCGTTTCAGGCCGCCGTCGTGGACGTGTTGGTCGCCAAATCCGTCCGCGCGGTCAAAGCGTACGACGCCGGGCACCTGATCGTCGGCGGCGGAGTCGCGGCGAATCCGGTCCTCCGCACGGGCCTGCAAACGGCCGCGGAAAAAAACGGATTCGATCTGGTGATCGCCCCGATGAACCTGTGCACCGACAACGCCGTGATGGGAGCGATCGCGCTGGAAAAAATCCGTCGCGGCCAGTTCGCCCCCCTCGACCTCGACATCACCGCCGGCCTCCAACGCGGCTTCTAG
- the rpsL gene encoding 30S ribosomal protein S12, which translates to MPTINQLVRKRRKLKKRQSKSPVLEKCPQKQGVCLQVRTMTPKKPNSALRKISRVKLSNGKEVTVYIPGEGHNLQEHSIVLVRGGRIRDLPGVRYQVVRGSRDALGVEGRKRSRSRYGAKK; encoded by the coding sequence ATGCCCACCATCAATCAACTCGTCCGCAAGCGACGCAAACTGAAAAAACGCCAAAGTAAGTCTCCCGTCCTGGAGAAATGCCCGCAGAAGCAGGGCGTTTGTCTGCAGGTTCGTACAATGACCCCCAAGAAGCCGAACTCGGCACTTCGAAAGATTTCGCGGGTCAAGTTGAGCAACGGCAAAGAAGTCACCGTTTACATTCCCGGCGAAGGTCACAACCTGCAGGAGCACTCGATCGTGCTCGTTCGCGGTGGCCGGATCCGTGACTTGCCCGGTGTTCGCTACCAGGTCGTTCGCGGCAGCCGTGACGCGTTGGGCGTCGAAGGCCGTAAGCGATCTCGCAGCCGTTACGGTGCCAAGAAATAG